A single Montipora foliosa isolate CH-2021 chromosome 7, ASM3666993v2, whole genome shotgun sequence DNA region contains:
- the LOC138010686 gene encoding E3 ubiquitin-protein ligase TRIM45-like, with translation MQSDKDDPVLALKGFQEKDNEIVLKRPVFCARKGHEKEELKFFCKICPENLVCQTCVTLDHARHKVTLIQEEASAQKLEIAGLIQTARHNFQAMVKMVTQIDEDYDQLVPRSEDMLRDVDVFVDNLMRRLQEERQKMKAAVENETKKSLESLTTKKTAIQQEMEEFESAPEKAEKLLTQSTDTDVDQLKKPLQTILERVGQLELVERDPASLFELVFEENNKILETINGGGIGLLKFRSTTNAGQSYAIGKGLYEGSVGREAQFHLTTMNAAGEECYNKNDNITVELRDEQGQECITTFLVDDYKKNGTYKIRILPLRKDVFLAG, from the coding sequence ATGCAAAGCGACAAAGATGACCCCGTTTTGGCCTTGAAAGGTTTTCAAGAAAAAGACAATGAGATAGTACTGAAACGACCCGTGTTTTGCGCTAGGAAGGGGCACGAGAAAGAAGAGCTCAAGTTCTTTTGCAAGATTTGTCCCGAAAACTTAGTTTGCCAGACTTGTGTCACCTTGGATCACGCAAGACACAAAGTGACATTAATCCAAGAAGAAGCTAGCGCTCAAAAGTTGGAGATAGCAGGTCTAATTCAAACGGCAAGACACAACTTTCAGGCAATGGTGAAGATGGTCACTCAAATTGACGAGGACTACGATCAGCTTGTTCCACGAAGCGAAGACATGCTAAGAGACGTCGATGTCTTTGTTGATAACTTAATGAGGAGACTTCAAGAGGAAAGGCAAAAGATGAAGGCAGCAGTGGAAAACGAAACCAAGAAATCGCTGGAAAGTCTAACAACTAAAAAAACAGCGATTCAGCAGGAAATGGAGGAGTTCGAATCAGCGCCGGAAAAAGCTGAGAAACTCTTAACACAAAGCACAGACACCGATGTGGATCAGTTAAAGAAGCCATTGCAAACCATTCTAGAACGGGTGGGACAATTGGAGTTAGTTGAGCGCGACCCTGCAAGCCTCTTTGAATTAGTTTTCGAGGAAAATAACAAGATCCTGGAGACAATCAACGGCGGAGGCATTGGCCTTTTGAAATTTCGCAGCACAACTAATGCAGGCCAATCTTATGCCATAGGCAAAGGACTTTATGAAGGGAGTGTTGGGCGTGAAGCTCAATTCCATTTAACGACAATGAATGCGGCTGGAGAAGAATGTTATAATAAGAATGACAATATAACGGTAGAGTTGAGAGACGAGCAAGGGCAAGAATGCATAACCACATTTCTTGTTGATGATTATAAGAAAAACGGGACCTACAAAATCAG